One part of the [Pantoea] beijingensis genome encodes these proteins:
- the accC gene encoding acetyl-CoA carboxylase biotin carboxylase subunit, with protein MLDKIVIANRGEIALRILRACKELGIKTVAVHSSADRDLKHVLLADETVCIGPPPSVKSYLNIPALISAAEITGAVAIHPGYGFLSENADFAEQVERSGFIFIGPKADTIRLMGDKVSAINAMKKAGVPCVPGSDGPLGDDMDKNRAFGKRIGYPVIIKASGGGGGRGMRVVRHEKDLEQSINMTRAEAKAAFNNDMVYMEKYLENPRHIEIQVLADGQGNAIYLAERDCSMQRRHQKVVEEAPAPGITSEMRRYIGERCSKACIEIGYRGAGTFEFLYENGEFYFIEMNTRIQVEHPVTEMITGVDLIKEQLRIAAGQPLSIRQEDVVIKGHAVECRINAEDPNTFLPSPGKITRFHAPGGFGVRWESHIYAGYTVPPYYDSMIGKLITYGENRDVAIARMKNALAELIIDGIKTNVELQMKIMSDENFQQGGTNIHYLEKKLGLQET; from the coding sequence ATGCTGGATAAAATTGTAATTGCTAACCGTGGTGAGATTGCGCTGCGCATTCTGCGTGCCTGTAAAGAACTGGGCATCAAGACTGTTGCGGTTCACTCAAGCGCGGACCGCGATCTGAAACATGTACTGCTGGCAGATGAAACCGTCTGTATTGGTCCTCCACCATCAGTGAAAAGTTATTTGAACATTCCTGCGTTAATCTCTGCGGCTGAAATCACCGGTGCCGTTGCGATTCACCCGGGCTACGGCTTCTTGTCCGAGAACGCTGATTTTGCCGAGCAGGTTGAACGCTCTGGCTTTATCTTTATCGGCCCGAAAGCCGATACTATCCGCTTGATGGGCGATAAAGTTTCCGCTATCAATGCGATGAAAAAAGCAGGTGTTCCATGCGTCCCGGGCTCCGATGGCCCGCTTGGCGATGATATGGATAAAAACCGCGCTTTTGGTAAGCGCATCGGTTATCCGGTTATTATCAAAGCATCCGGTGGCGGTGGCGGTCGTGGTATGCGCGTTGTGCGCCACGAGAAAGACCTTGAACAGTCCATCAACATGACGCGGGCGGAAGCGAAAGCAGCTTTCAATAACGACATGGTTTACATGGAAAAGTATCTGGAAAATCCTCGCCATATTGAGATCCAGGTACTGGCTGATGGCCAGGGCAACGCGATCTACCTTGCCGAACGCGACTGCTCAATGCAGCGTCGACATCAGAAAGTCGTTGAAGAAGCGCCAGCGCCGGGCATTACCAGCGAAATGCGCCGCTATATCGGTGAACGCTGTTCGAAAGCCTGTATTGAAATAGGTTATCGCGGTGCGGGTACCTTTGAGTTCCTGTATGAAAACGGTGAATTCTACTTTATTGAGATGAACACCCGTATTCAGGTTGAACATCCCGTTACTGAGATGATCACCGGCGTTGATCTGATCAAAGAGCAGCTGCGCATCGCTGCCGGTCAGCCGCTATCGATCAGACAAGAAGATGTGGTGATCAAAGGCCACGCAGTGGAATGCCGTATCAACGCCGAAGATCCGAATACTTTCCTGCCGAGTCCGGGTAAAATTACCCGCTTCCATGCGCCTGGTGGTTTTGGTGTGCGTTGGGAATCTCATATTTACGCGGGTTATACCGTTCCCCCGTACTATGATTCGATGATTGGTAAGCTGATCACCTACGGTGAAAACCGTGATGTGGCTATCGCTCGCATGAAAAACGCGCTGGCGGAGTTGATCATCGACGGCATTAAGACCAACGTCGAGCTGCAGATGAAAATCATGTCCGACGAAAACTTCCAGCAGGGTGGAACCAATATCCACTATCTGGAGAAAAAACTCGGCCTTCAGGAAACCTGA
- a CDS encoding YhdT family protein produces the protein MDARFLQAHKEARWSVVLAVAYLSAWALSAWLGGDEIGVTGLPRWFELSCLIIPLLFIFLCWLMVRVAFRDIPLEDDRGR, from the coding sequence ATGGATGCACGCTTTTTGCAGGCACATAAAGAGGCACGCTGGTCGGTTGTTCTTGCTGTCGCTTATCTTTCCGCCTGGGCATTAAGCGCCTGGCTTGGAGGAGATGAGATCGGCGTTACCGGGCTACCACGCTGGTTTGAGCTATCTTGCCTGATAATCCCCTTACTGTTTATTTTTCTCTGCTGGTTGATGGTTCGCGTTGCTTTCCGCGATATTCCACTGGAGGATGATCGTGGACGCTGA